In Indicator indicator isolate 239-I01 chromosome 29, UM_Iind_1.1, whole genome shotgun sequence, the following are encoded in one genomic region:
- the TEKT3 gene encoding tektin-3 produces the protein MELVGSPLTATFAHPRSTASRFLPAISTMASSYRNRIPYYPLPHSFSLPWIPNAYYKAAAINPTLAPLAKSCEGLTPRQSLPYLSNRTTLFSRYTPDDWYSSNLTNYKESETSRRNAERLRVDTARMIQDKHLQTTKTQGESTKDLGARVNEIEFWKSELLHELDEMIGETNALTGVKRRLERALAEMEAPLQVAEECLLHREKRMGIDLVHDDVEKELLTEVDVIKSCQERMQRFLERVKAQLASNRAAQHELERDLANKQRAHHIDDKCHHLRNTSEGISYYRGVERVDATISVPESWAKFTDDNLLLAQSERAASAKLREKVENLLVVTANETWRQFNATNVAFTDRSAQTADAKNKIQMHLAKTLQEIFQLEMNIEAIRKAIRDKGPPLKVAQSRLDERTRRPQVELCRDPAQIRLVNEVLEIDETIQTLQQRLRDAEDTLQMLVHSKSVLEQDLAIKANSLFIDQEKCMGMRKSFPSTVRLLGYL, from the exons ATGGAGCTGGTTGGCTCTCCCTTGACAGCCACATTCGCCCACCCGAGgtccacagccagcaggttccTGCCTGCCatcagcaccatggcctccagCTACAGGAACAGGATTCCTTACTACCCCCTGCCTCACAGCTTCAGCCTGCCCTGGATCCCCAACGCCTACTATAAGGCAGCTGCCATCAACCCAACCTTGGCTCCCCTGGCCAAAAGCTGCGAGGGGCTGACCCCCAGGCAGAGCCTCCCTTACCTTTCCAACAGGACCACCCTCTTCAGCCGCTACACCCCCGACGATTGGTACAGCTCCAACCTCACCAACTACAAGGAGTCGGAGACCTCCCGGCGCAACGCCGAGCGGCTGAGGGTCGACACCGCCCGCATGATCCAGGACAAGCACCTGCAGACCACCAAAACCCAAGGGGAGAGCACCAAGGACCTGGGAGCACGTGTCAACGAGATAGAGTTCTGGAAGTCAGAGCTCCTCCACGAGCTGGATGAGATGATCGGGGAGACCAACGCGCTCACGGGCGTCAAGAGACGGCTGGAGAGGGCCTTGGCCGAGATGGAGGCACCTCTCCAG gtcgcTGAGGAGTGCTTGCTCCACCGGGAGAAGAGGATGGGCATTGACCTGGTCCATGATGATGTGGAGAAAGAGCTCTTGACA GAAGTCGATGTCATCAAGTCCTGCCAGGAGAGGATGCAGCGGTTCctggagagggtgaaggctcAGCTGGC GTCCAACAGGGCAGCCCAGCacgagctggagagggacctggccaacAAGCAGAGGGCTCACCACATTGATGACAAGTGCCACCACCTGAGGAACACCTCCGAAGGCATCAGCTACTACCGAGGGGTGGAGCGGGTCGATGCCAC gaTCTCAGTGCCAGAGTCGTGGGCCAAGTTCACAGATGACAACCTCCTGCTGGCCCAGAGCGAGCGGGCAGCCTCGGCCAAGCTGCGGGAGAAGGTGGAGAACCTGCTGGTGGTGACGGCCAACGAGACCTGGCGGCAGTTCAACGCCACCAACGTGGCCTTCACCGACCGCAGCGCCCAGACAGCTGATGCCAAGAACAAGATCCAGATGCACCTGGCCAAG ACGCTGCAGGAAATCTTCCAGCTGGAGATGAACATAGAAGCCATCCGCAAGGCCATCAGGGACAAAGGCCCTCCCCTGAAGGTGGCTCAGAGCCGGCTGGATGAGCGCACACGGAGACCGCAGGTGGAGCTGTGCCGCGACCCTGCCCAGATCCG aCTTGTCAACGAGGTCCTTGAAATTGATGAGACaatccagacccttcagcagcggCTGAGAGATGCTGAGGACACCCTGCAGATGCTGGTTCACTCCAAGTCAGTCTTGGAGCAGGACTTGGCCATCAAAGCCAACTCCCTCTTCATCGACCAGGAGAAGTGCATGGGGATGCGGAAGAGCTTCCCCAGCACGGTGAGGCTGCTGGGCTACCTTTAG